aaaatatttataataaatgtgtgataattacatttttttattaatttattattatttttaacaagttTGTGCAATGATAAGAGTGTGTAATATATGATGTaagaaatagatttttaataaataatacaatatataattcatcatcAAAACTGCAAGAGGGGTTGGcagaaaaattaaagattatttttataatttaccttttattataattttattatcatttttatgttatataataaaatattataatttaatgttgattttattataatatacttttaattattatttaaaaagtattttatttttaattaatataagaaatagtataaaaaatattttaaaataatatatttaaataaaataatatattaatatttttttattatatttaaatttaagtaaatataacaattatttatatttatttatttttaataaaatttatcaaatataacaataataataataatgtataattaataattttttaaataattattttaattttaataataaaatttattcaattcgaAGATATCTTGTTAAGGTAAAATTGGTATGAGGGGTAATTTAGTCTAGAAAATTATAGCGGATGGACAAGGAGAAACTGAAATGTAGTGGTTGCCGTTGCAGGCAGTCTGGACAACTTTACGTGCTTCAAAACCGGCCCAAAACTCCCACCTTCGCGGAACTACGCTCAATCATCACCACCTACTATTACTCTACATAATAAATACTTTCTCAGGCTATTTTTTCTTGCTCTGCAATCTAAAAGGCAACCCATAAAAAATATCTCACCTTTCCCTTCTTTCTTTCGTTGCTGTACATTTCACTTCTAACTTCAGGTACGCTAACAATCTACCTTGTAAATcatgatttaattgatttgtgCTGATATGGTATTGTTTTTCTTGATGTCATTAGGTATATATTGATTATCGATGGATATTAACGAAATTATTGGCGAAACCGCCCCTCCTGTGAATAATTTACCAACGAAGAGTGCTATATATGTGTGGGGATATAACCAGAGTGGACAAACGGGCAGAAGGGGGAGAGAGCGCCAACTGCGGATCCCAAAACAGCTCGCTCCTGAGCTCTTTGGGTGCCCTGCTGGGGCTAACTCTCGGTGGTTGGACATTGCATGTGGTCGTGAGCACACTGCGGCTGTGGCCTCGGATGGGTCGCTATTCACCTGGGGTTTGTCCcttaatgaatttcttttaagtgtttataatttttagttaatcAATTGTTAAGAATTTGCATCTCTTTTGTAGTTGATTTGTTTTGCACATTGGAATTTTTGGTTGATAGTTTTAATTTGATCGAGGATGGGGAGTGGTTTTAATGTTTGTCATTGAGTCGGCATGTGAAGATAATACTCAGATAGGGTGTTTGTCACTTCTGTTTATGAAGTCTTTAAGTTTCATATTTGAATTGTTTGGTTCATTGTTGTGATTGCTCTGTTTTTGCCCTTTGAATCATGTTGGTAATAGGTGTATTCTATTCCTGATGAAAATTGTTTAACTTGTGATGGTAATATGTTATTACCATAGCTATGGCCCCGATGGATTGTTCATAACTCCGGGGTctctttatttgtttgattattttgttcTGATTTTGTGGTTTTTGCTATTTGTATCTGATTATTTATGGCtgtaattttatcaatgataatTTCTCTAGACGTTATCAACAACATAACATTCTTGCTTCTAAGATATATGTATATGATTGTAAGgatcataaatttttttgtttataaatgcATGACTTGTGATAATAGCAGTATCATCTTTTTGATGTTTATCCTGACAATCAATCAAGTGATCAGGAATTCTTTTCTTTAGTGCTGTTTCTCCCCCATGAACAAACATCATATACGTATACGTTTCACTAGGTGCTAATGAATTTGGTCAGTTGGGAGATGGAACTGAGGAGAGCAAGAAACACCCACAGAAAGTAAAGCAGTTGCAGACAGAGTTTGTGAAATCAGTTTCTTGCGGAGCACATTGTACTGCTGCTATTGCAGAGCCTCGTGATAATGATGGAACCATCTCAAAAAGTAGACTTTGGGTTTGGGGACAAAATCAGGTATTGCGTTTTtgtagtttaaaattattacctGCTGGGTAAGCACCAACTTCAATGACTAAGGAAATCTAGCCTTGATGCCAtgaatctttatcttctttcttttttttttcttctatatctCGGATAAGCCAATTTATTTATCGCCATACTCTGGTGTCAATTTGTCCAACGATTAGATCACCTAGTTTTTTTTATCTATCCTTCCGCCAGCCCCTAGCTCACCCTATTCCATtcactaaaaataaatcaaatggATCCCCATCGAAGGATGGTATAAGGAGAATCTGACCTTAGTATTCTTTCTCCACTATAAGAAATCTAGCCAACTAAGCTTCCTGTAGAGGACCAACCATTATACAATCTAATGATTATTCTGGACAATATTTCTGCCACTAATTCACCTTTTCTGCGATTGAGATCCACACCAACATGACTGGTTCATCTATGAAGTCCTTAGGATAGCTTAAAATCTGTTAGATTTCTGAAAAACCATTCTTTCATTAAACCGAAACCATTCTTTCAGTAAAATCTATACAAATTACACTTATGTTGTAATTTGTATAGACTTGTTATTCTTATTCCACAAGCTTACACTACTAATTAGGAGTCTAAGTTAACAAATACTTTGACTGAGATAAAGATTACCTTTTAATGATTGTCATGGCATCTAAACCAAATTTACAAATCATTGGCTGCTGCCAAGCCCAGTTGAAAATGACCGAAGGAGCTCAAATTACCAAACCTCAAGATATAGAAAAAAACAGAACATAACCAACTGCTGGAGAACTTGACATATGTAATTGTATGACTGATTTTACTAGGAACAGGAGCTCCAGTTAAACCATACAGTCAATATAGACGATGTTTCTTTATCTATTTactcatgattttttttttttttttgggtcttgTTTCTTGTCCATGACATCACATTGTTATTGATAGTTTCTATTATAATTGCTCATTTTCTTGCAACAGGGATCAAACCTTCCGCGTTTATTTTGGGGGGCCTTTACGCCAAACACGGTAAAGATTGACATTCTcctttgttattttaataaatgcaTTATACGGATATGTTAATCTTGAATGCTAGAATTGAAACAAGAAACTCAAGATAAAACATGTTATGGCCATCAAAATAGACTGTATTACTTTAGTGGGGTAAAGTAATTTTGGTGATTCAGACTTTTGTTGTTTCTCATGAGGGCAAGGGAAAGGACAAGAATAAGGAAAATGGTTAAAAAAGATCTCCATTTTTGCTTTTGGTTTGACACtacatttattttatcattgCTAATTGCAGTCCCCTAATATGATCTTGCTGTTTCTTCTATTATTTAAATGCACATTTAAAATAGTTACTTTAATCTAGCATTAAGATTGTACATTCTTTTGTGATAGATTATCTGTCAAGTGTCCTGTGGAGCAGTTCATGTGGTGGCTTTATCAGAAGACGGCCTACTACAAGCTTGGGGTGAGTTTCCTTTTGAATTTGTGACCTGTCCATGGTGTTTCAAATTTTCTGAAGTAAATCTGTAAATTATATTGTCATTGTGCTACAACCAGTTCTCAAAATATATTTCTGATGACATCCATGACTTTGCAAGGGTACTAGATAGATCATACAATTTAGGAAACTGAACTTAAGTAACATAAGGATACTTATTAATTTCCTTCCATCTACTAATCAGTACCCTATTGTTGTTCTGATAAACCAGGCTACAACGAATATGGTCAGCTTGGCAGGGGTTTCACTTGTGAAGGACTACAGAGGCCTCGTGTAATAAATGCTTATGCAAAGTTCCTTGATGAAGCTCCTGAGCTTGTGAAGATTACCCAAGTGTCATGCGGGGAGTACCACACAGCAGCTGTATCTGAAAATGGCGAGGTGTAAGTTATCTGGAGGATTTCTTACATGGAGATAAGTTCTACATTAGGCATGAGAATTGTGGTAGTCCGCATGGCACTAGTAAATCTTTTTGAAGGTTTGGAAAAATCTTCATATGGCTATCTCATGTCTAGTCAGGAGACGGGATGCAACAGATACAGAATGCATTTTGATGTGCAAGTTTCTGTCCCTTTAACTTGGAAATCACAATTTCATTGCATAAATTAGAATTTGTGATGATCAGACCTTAAACACAGAATCTTGTTAACAAATCTTTTTTGTTTGATATCAGTTTCTACGAAAGTTTTATCACTAATGATAATCTATTCTTGACCTGGCAGCTATACTTGGGGCCTAGGAAATATGGGTCAACTTGGACACTGTTCCCTTCAGTCTCCAGATAAAGAGTTATTGCCAAGGCGAGTGGTTGCCCTTGATGGGATCTTTATACAGGAGGTTGCATGTGGTGGTTTGCACACTTGTGCTCTAACTTCGAAGGGAGCTCTTTATGCTTGGGGTGGTGGTCAAGCTGGGCAGTTAGGACTTGGTCCCCAAACTGGATCTTTTTCGTTCATTCCTAGTGAGTCTGAATCATACATCCGTAATATGCCTGTTTTAGTTGTACCAAATGGTGTGCAACTTGTTGCTTGTGGACATTGTCACACACTTATATCTACGAGGGATGGAAGAATTCATGGATGGGGTTACAATAGCTATGGGCAGGCAGCTAACCAAAAATCTACATATGCTTGGTTTCCATCACCAGTTGATTGGTATCTTGTAGACATGCTGTTAATGAGTTATTGTTTAACCTCTGCAAAACTTTTTAGCCTGTCATATTGATGGAAGTAATATTACAGGTGTGTTGGGGAAGTAAGGAAACTAGCAGCTGGTGGTGGCCATTCTGCTGTGTTGACTGATGCCTGTTCCTTGAAAGAATTGTGCGAGTTTAGGCTTGCAGATAGTATAACACTATCAAATGCTACTGAGATTGAGGATGTTGCCTCTCGAACAGGATCGGATGCTTTAGCACGTCTTTGTGAAAGATTGAGGTAATGATCTCATCATATCTGGATATGAATCTTATGAGTTACTGCATTTGTTTCATTTTGACCATTTTTACTCATGTTCAGTAGCATGGTGTCTACTGTTAAGGAAGGGAATATTTAAACTCAATGGAGCATAATGTGGAAGCTTAGGCTTATTGAAGTAAATCTAAAGCTTTCAACAGTTTAAAATTGTTTCCGTTATCAATGAAAAAATATTCtaaggtttcatttttttaattttggtaacCGGGGACCTCACCCAAATTAGTTGGACAGGTAGCCTAGGGCACGGTAACCAAACTCATAACCATTGTATTAAGTAAATAAGCATAAATATAACAGAGGTTCAAATCTAGACCTTTTctctaaaagttttaatattctacTAACCTTTGGAGCCTATTTTAAGAGTCCATTGATTTTAAGAGTCCTGAGTTCTATAGTAAAAATCTTGACCTGTCGAATTGTTTATGCATATGTGTATCTATAGTTTTAactcttttttgtttgtttgggtGAGGGCATTTCTGCATTACTTCCTCTGGAGTTTAAGGGCTCGACTGCCCCCTCGGCACCAACCCACCCACCCACCCACACGCACATCACCCCttatgaaacaaaaaaagatcATGATATCTGTTTCTGTGATGTGATGTCAACAAACTTTTGTGTACTTAACAGGGAGCAGTTGCTTGGTGGTGCTGATTGCGATTGGGACGATGATGTCTGGAGTGAGAATTGCCAGACGAACAACTGAACTTGATTTGAAGATCACTGTGCTACTGCTTATTTCCTGTTCCCATCTTGTTGCAGCTGGATTAGGAGTATAAATTAAGAACCACACTATTCAGACAATGAAGGAAAATTTTTCATTGGTAAATACCATTTTACCAGAATGTAGCTACATGTGAACACTTAAATTAGGAATCTGGTTGTCATTTTATAAACATGAACTGCAGTATTGTGATGACAAACATGTACCAACAACAATTCATATAAACTTGGACTAACTTTAGTTTATGAACATTAAGATATGTTAAGTTAATCATCTCTTGCACAATTTAGCAAATAGGACTTTCTAGTTGCCTGAGTGAATGAAGAACCCCTCACCCTTCTGTTATTTAGCTACGGTAAAGATGTTTAATGATCTGGGAAGATTCAATAATACTTAATTTACTGATATTGCTGCATTTCCTAGTTTGTTGGAATTGTGCCACAGTAACAGATACACTGTTCATGGTTGCCTGCTCTACTTAATGTGCACATTCACAGGCTTATTGATAAGCAATATGCAGTCTTACATTCTGCAAATAGCCGAGTCTCAAAATACATTAACATATGAAGTTGCTTCAGAGAGTTTATCATTAGAGATTATACAAGGATGTTACACTCAGTTCATTACTTAAACTGAGCTGATATTTTGCAGATGCTTGTTTTAATTATCTATTCGTTCAAATGTCGAAGCATCCATGGTGGTATAAGAGCATTATTATTAGGTCGCAGGTAATCCACCACCTCATTCATCGCAGCTTGTGCTGCCTGGAAACTGCCCCTACATTGATCGTCATCATTTTTGAGTAAGATCAATTGATAGACTATGACAATAAGTAAAGAACCTGTTCAATCCTATTGCAAAGCTGGGAGCCCATTTAGGTCACACTTATAAAATTTAGCTTTGTCATACAAGTACTCTTCCGCATCTGGTTGAGTTTTGTGCCTAGTATAGTGTTTAAAATTAGCCATGTTTGCGGGAAAAAATAGAAGACAAACTTTCATGTGGTTAACCAGGCTTTCTAAATATCTACCATCTAAGAATGTTAACTACATGGCTTTGCAAGCATATATTTTCCTTTCTGTACTATAAATTTGTGAAGTGCGAGTGCGTGTAAGGGAGAGATGAGAAATTAAGTATACCCAATAGTTAAAGGATGTGTCATGAGAGGAGGTGGTGGTGGAAGTATGAAGGAAGATGAGTTGTGGACTGGCTGGTTTTGCTGTTCCATTTGTACACATTCTGTGAGTTCCTTTTCATTTTGCCTGAGCTGTTATCATGTCTCAGTAGTAATTTGACAATGTTAGATGATTTAAAAGATACAGCGTGGCTTAATTGATAAGATACAGCTaccatttataataaaatagcTATTACCTTCTTGGTAAGCATGTTGTTTTGGTCCTGAAGATCTCTTTCCTGTCACAAGCCTCTCTGTTAGTCACATACACCATACTGGAAGTGCAGTATATACAATAATGAATTAGCACAAACATTCTGTTTGCTTTATAATATATCTCGGCCGCGAAAATATCCAAAGAGGGGACAGACAAGTCTAAATTTTCATGGGCAACTTCTGGTTTTCACCTTGCAAGTTTAGTTAGCTAGACACGTCTTTTTAGGGGTCAACCAGCATTTGGACATTTGAAAATGAGGATGCTTCAATGGAATCACCCATTTGACAGTCAATAATAACACCTCTTAATTGTAACACAAGGCATGTAAATAGATCTCACCTTCTTCTGCAAAACCGAGATGGATTCTTGAACTAAGTGATTCTGCATACATCAACTAAATTATAAGTGGGATGCCATGATATTGCAATGGAATGTGCTGAAACTTAAAACTTGAAGAGCATTCTGTATCATGTTTCTACCTTTCTGGATCGTATGCGCTTCAGGCCAGTGTCGATCTGCTGCTCCAGGTTTTGCAGGTCTCTGAGACTCATTGCCTCCAAGCCATCTCCCATGAAGCGACTACATGATCAAACAAGAAAATGTCACATCATTCTGTTGGCGCCATCTATACAGTGCATTCTTGCAAGAAGCAGACCAAATAAACTTTCCAGGTTCAGGTCAAAGAAGTTTTCCTGGCAACTGTTTTTCAATGGAAAAATAAAACCCCCCAAAACTGATTTTGAAGGGCTAGTGTAAATCTGAAATATTCTTTAGAAGACATTCTGTGCACTTTATGTAGATAAGGTTTGGAAAACACATAAATTGTTCTTCCTCTAAGAATTTCACTGAATGAAGAATCTTAAACAATTTCTTCCCTACAATAATTTCTAACAAGCTAAAGGCCATCAAATTTGATCTCTTTCTGAGCAACTGATCCTGATCACTTAGATTCAGCATTCCATATGCACCAAAAGTCATTAACTACATCTGTTCTATATACTCCTAGTAACTTACAAAAATGTAAACAAGTGCTTTTCTTCTgattgatagaaagtttagttTTATTACCTTATGTTTCTTTGTAAGACTTCAATCCTGTTCATGAGCCTGGGGTGTTCCAGGCACAAGTTTCCCTGAATGACACAAATGCATCGTTCAAAGAGGTTAACTTTAAAACAGTATGCTGTTTTTTATATCATCAGCTTATCCTCATATGAAAACAATGCATGCATCTTATAAGTCCTTAAAGATACAAACTGCCAAAGAACATTTGAACATCCGATAAGAAAGAGACgagaaacatttgtaattaaaaaGCCTTCTCAcagacaagaagaagaaaatgcaaCAGTCAAGTTGAGATATCAAGAGAGAGACCTAAGTGTGCCTTGTGACAAACAAAATTGCTCGTAGGACTGCAATCTAGAAAAGTATATAAAAAGGGAGAGTGGagaaatattaagaatatatcAGAACacataagagaaaaaaaggagagaacaaAGTAGTGAGGGTTTCAATGATAGAAAGGAAAAATTAGTTGCCAAACCAAGAAAGGTTTTCTCCATGTTATCTTATGGAGATGTTATTGTTGACTCTAGTTTGTTAGAGTGAAACTTTTGATTACCTCTAGGAGAGATCGTCTTTAACCTTGAGCtctgatataattttattggactTCTACAAAGTGTTATTAGGTTTCTCCTACCTAAAAACTAGTTTAACGGGTGCGGTTTTCCTCACACTTATATACTCACACTCAAATTGATTTCCAATTAATGTGGGATTCCAAATATTAATGTCTTGGATCAAATTTACCAACATGTTTTGgagtaaaaaaacaaattgaatgtGTTTCAATACGAAGACAAAAGGTAGGTGTTTCACATTGGCAACTTGCAAAAGGCTTTCAACCTTTCAATAGCTTTGTTGCATGAGAGTTATCAACTTGCATGCAATAAATTAAGCTAGTTTTATCCATATTATGACTGCTCTTCCAAACCCATTTGTTTAATTCCTCTCTTTTTTATGGTAAAAtagcttcaattttttttccatatcaATTTAACTTCTCTCCCTAAAATGATGGAAGGAATTATTTGCATGtcgttttttaacttttttcaaccatatatttgaaaattgaaatgagATAGTTTTGAGATAAAAGTTtctttagaaaattatttttcttctctcttagTAACTCTCCATTCATATTGACATGTTCTTATTGACATGCAAACCATTCATGGAGGGCATACTCCATTGTTGTGTACTTAACCATCTTTGAACACTTTTTGCATTTGGGTGCAACAATACTTCTTCTTGGTATAAGTTAGTTGATTGTTTGAATGTCTGAGTTATTATTGCTTATGATACCTTCGGACCATAAGTATTAACTAGCCACTTCAAAAGATATTTTTGCTTCTAATTGGGGtttgattcttttattttgCACAACTCAACACAAATATTTTTGATCAGTTAAGTTCATATATAAACTTTGGGTGGCATGGTTGGTTTGTTAAAGGAAGAAGTAAATGTATCGCTTGAATTGCTTGAGGATTGCATGAGATGTATTATACACAATGTCTTTTGGTTATAGATAAATGAGTTGTGcaaaacaaaagaattaaaCCCTAATTAGAAGCAAAAATATCTTATGAAGTGGTTAGAAGATACTCATGATCCCAAAATATCACAAgtattaatatctaaaatattcaAACGATTAACAAACTTATTCCAAGAAGAAGTATTGCTGAACCCAAATGcgaaaaaaggtaaaatatggTAAATTATCCAACAATATAGTATGCCCTCTATGAATGGTTTGTATGTCATTAAGAACATGTCAATATAAGTGGTGAGTTGCTAAATGATGGGAAATATTTTTCCAAGGCAACTTTCTCTTGAAGCTacctaatttgaatttttaaatagaagGTTAGAAAAGTTAAAACAACAGCACACAAAGATCATTTTAGGGAGAgtgattttattgatatggaAAAATTGAAGTCATTTTACCATTAATAAGATAGGATAAACtagtttattttattgtatgcAAGTCGATATCTCTCAGGAAACAGATGGAGGGTCAAATGTAAGATAAAGAAAGATTTGTAATTGTTATTTGTTGCAATGATAATGGCTCTAACAAACTTTCACTTTGGATTATTGGTGTTTTTCTTAATCCAAGATGTCTTAAGAATGTTAATCGTGATAGTCTCAACTCTAAGTATCGGacgaattcaaattcaaatgtatGGAAgacatctttattttttgtgaaatgacttaaGTGATTTCATAGACTTGGATAGAAATGTCATATTGATCATGGATTAATGTACTGcacataacaaaaatttcatctagtcttattattgatatttgatattattatcaTTGATCTTTAAGTTttcataggtttttttttttgttaagcaATGCTAATTGCCTCTAGTTTTGAGTATTCGATTGAGTATTTAGATGTGTCATTACATAATTGagtgttaatttattattaattcaaaattactcaatcacacgataatatatcatctaagtaACTAATTGGATACTTGACAATGAatacacattattttattgCTTTTTCAATTGGTCATGATATTGTATAGAGTTTGTGATCACTTAAACAATCAATCCACTGACTTTTGTAagcaatttttttcattcttttcaaattattaaagttatttCAATAGatgatatttatttgtttcttctaaaataacaaagagTTAAAGATTACTGATATGATCATCAATGTCACATGAATATAAGCCATGAAAAAACAAGTTGCAAGAAAGATAAAGAGTGCATCTTGCTAGAAATCATTTGACAATAGAGAATGGAAACCATATATGTATCTTACACAACAGTTCACAGTTATTAAGAAATCTACTAGATTGGCTGCTTGAAGTACCTGAGCTTCAGAGTTAGTAGGGAGAAGCTGTTGCTGAGCACATGTATGTGTCTCATATCGTTCCAGGATTCTCTCCATGCTGTCACACAGAATAAGTGCaaatttatcaagaaaataaGGCCTTCTGAGCTTTGTGCATGAATTTAGTTTTCTCAAAGATTAATAAGATCTGCTAGATTATTCACAAAACCACTGTGCACCTGactaagaaaataatatagaaCAGGTTGAGCTACTCTTACAGGGAAGTTGAAAGCTGCCAAACTAAAAAGTTGGTGAACATAAATTGGAAagcatatatttttatacagtTTACTAAAGAGGAGCATGATAGtcaaattgtgtatcatattatgtattaaaaacttaatttttcgtATTGTATATcgtatatcatatcgtatcgtatgatacactttttaaacaaataataaaatattataattaacatgtcatcattttaaaaaatatcacaaatactcttaaaaatttaaaaattttcatatacaacactattttatcatcattttatctaaaaatgtgTATTGATCCTTAGcggtaatatgtatcatatcatatgatacatataattttttatttgtataacaTCATATTGTAGAATACTGATATCTATAAAGATAAGCAATTCATGAGCCTTAGTATTTACATATCCACAGCAAAAATTTCTGTATTCTTTAATAGGATATTTCTCTTATGCCTACAATAGTCTGTGGTCAAGGTAATTGTTCCTTGAAATAGCTTAAAAAGTTCCGGATTTGTGTTATACTATTTCATACAGAAACAGGAAGAAAACTAAAGAAGCTAGTGCACATCATGAAGAAGTTACTGTTGAGCTATATTGCTCAATCAAAAGACTactttgggtttagggtttagggtttagggtaagaggcatcttaatattattatgaccATTAGTCTATGATAAGAAAAGACGGGGAAAGAACTAGAAGCCCCACTGTAACTTCTTAGAAAGAGATCTGATTTCTTGAGATACAGCTAAAAGGAAAATGAGACCCTTCACTGAAGTTTCTAAGCCTGCAACTTTGTAAGTCTAGAACCATAAAAGTGTGTACTTTCAAAACAAGAAGTATGGATGAAAATGTTGTGCAAGTAGAAATAagtattagaaaaaaaaaaaaaaaaaaactaaatggATAGTACTCAAGACTAATAGTCATCAGAGTTAATTTTGGCTGCAAGACAAACTCAACCATAATTTCTTTAACACAAAACTAAGAGCAGAATGGTGAGAAACAACAACTTGAGTTACTTATTATGACAGTATTGCTTCTCATACCCTCTACAAAGAACAAAGCTCTTATCACCATTCGGAATGTTACTAacaagaaacaaagaaagaattgCAACCTGCTAAATTTTCGTTTCTCCTATGCTAAGCTTTCTGTGTTTGGGTTGAATAATTCAGAACTTAAATTGCACATATATGCTAGTAAATCTAGGCTTATAAGGGTAATGAGGCTCTTATGGATGGACTTGTGTATAAAGACAAACCAATTTAAATTACTACATATGAAAGCATCTGCAGTTTTCATAGTTTATTTTTTGCCACAAAAATTACTAATggaatgtctttttttttttttttttttgtttctctaaaattttttattatttttgctcaaactgatatttataattttatatgttataaaatgccatcaagaaaagaaattttttttttttctttatttgactAGAAATCAGCTGACAGctgatattaaatttaaaatatttttttaattacaaaaaggATTTTTctatgaacatatatattttttttaaattcagaaCTTTGAGTAATTTACTCAGAACTAATGAACATATTCCTATTTGAAGCTTCTTTCAGTTTagatttaacaatttataaattatttataattataatgttattttcctaaacaaattattgattttaaatgggggtgaaaagaaaagaatttaaacaaatacattttgttttaatataagattatatatattgaaaaaagtcaaaggaaaatgaagaaatttattaataaaaaacaaaaaaaaaaaacttctaaaCAGAGGATGTAATGAGTCTTGATactcttttaaaaaaatctaaaaaccataacacaaaaaaaaattcaaaaaaaaaaaatgaagaggcAGTAccaatcaaaaaggaaaaagatccAAATATAGAAGAAAATACCTAAATATCAACCCAATTTGATTTTTACATGATTCTACTAACCTACAGgaacatatattttatgttatataaatcaaatgaaCCCCCAATTATAAACTGAAATAGTCTAATATCAGTACATCCCAATTAAagatacccaaaaaaaaaaaaaaaactcttttaaaTCTAAGAACGAActtagattttcaatattttggtttttggttAAGAAAAATTCCCTATGATCTTATAGAAGAATATATGTATACTAATGGCAAGTTTAATTTCCATCAAATAAGACTATGTGCAATAAgtatgagtattaatttatacacTAATGATggtgtgtcatcatgtgattaaatattattttatctttaaatcaaaatcactcaattacatagTAGAGCATCATCATTACATGAATTAATACTTATTGTAAGTAAGTGGCAAACCCAAAGATAAAACTTAGAAGAGTcaatgttaa
The genomic region above belongs to Mangifera indica cultivar Alphonso chromosome 15, CATAS_Mindica_2.1, whole genome shotgun sequence and contains:
- the LOC123198148 gene encoding ultraviolet-B receptor UVR8 isoform X1 — its product is MDINEIIGETAPPVNNLPTKSAIYVWGYNQSGQTGRRGRERQLRIPKQLAPELFGCPAGANSRWLDIACGREHTAAVASDGSLFTWGANEFGQLGDGTEESKKHPQKVKQLQTEFVKSVSCGAHCTAAIAEPRDNDGTISKSRLWVWGQNQGSNLPRLFWGAFTPNTIICQVSCGAVHVVALSEDGLLQAWGYNEYGQLGRGFTCEGLQRPRVINAYAKFLDEAPELVKITQVSCGEYHTAAVSENGEVYTWGLGNMGQLGHCSLQSPDKELLPRRVVALDGIFIQEVACGGLHTCALTSKGALYAWGGGQAGQLGLGPQTGSFSFIPSESESYIRNMPVLVVPNGVQLVACGHCHTLISTRDGRIHGWGYNSYGQAANQKSTYAWFPSPVDWCVGEVRKLAAGGGHSAVLTDACSLKELCEFRLADSITLSNATEIEDVASRTGSDALARLCERLREQLLGGADCDWDDDVWSENCQTNN
- the LOC123198148 gene encoding ultraviolet-B receptor UVR8 isoform X2 yields the protein MCGDITRVDKRAEGGESANCGSQNSSLLSSLGALLGLTLGGWTLHVVVSTLRLWPRMGRYSPGLGDGTEESKKHPQKVKQLQTEFVKSVSCGAHCTAAIAEPRDNDGTISKSRLWVWGQNQGSNLPRLFWGAFTPNTIICQVSCGAVHVVALSEDGLLQAWGYNEYGQLGRGFTCEGLQRPRVINAYAKFLDEAPELVKITQVSCGEYHTAAVSENGEVYTWGLGNMGQLGHCSLQSPDKELLPRRVVALDGIFIQEVACGGLHTCALTSKGALYAWGGGQAGQLGLGPQTGSFSFIPSESESYIRNMPVLVVPNGVQLVACGHCHTLISTRDGRIHGWGYNSYGQAANQKSTYAWFPSPVDWCVGEVRKLAAGGGHSAVLTDACSLKELCEFRLADSITLSNATEIEDVASRTGSDALARLCERLREQLLGGADCDWDDDVWSENCQTNN
- the LOC123198149 gene encoding agamous-like MADS-box protein FUL-L, encoding MGRGRVQLRRIENKISRQVTFSKRRAGLLKKAREISVLCDADVALIVFSAKGKLFEFPTDSSMERILERYETHTCAQQQLLPTNSEAQGNLCLEHPRLMNRIEVLQRNISRFMGDGLEAMSLRDLQNLEQQIDTGLKRIRSRKNHLVQESISVLQKKERDLQDQNNMLTKKLRQNEKELTECVQMEQQNQPVHNSSSFILPPPPPLMTHPLTIGGSFQAAQAAMNEVVDYLRPNNNALIPPWMLRHLNE